The genomic stretch GTATTCGCGGAGCGCCCCCTGGACGCCGTACACGACCGGCTCGGGCACCTCTCCGAGGAAGGCGTGGCGGGCACTGCCACGGTACTCGAGCTGCGCGCGGGAAACGTACTCGAATGGATCAGGCATGAGTGGCCTCCGGGTTACGGGTGATCGCCTCGCTCGTGACGGCCTGCGGCGAGGCGAGAGTCGCACGAGGCGGCGGGATGACCGCGGCGCCTGCCGCGACGAGACCGTAGACAACATAAAACCCATTCTCAGTCATGGCCCGCCGCGCCCGAGGGTCTTCCCCCCGGGGTCTTCCTTGTCACAGCAAGAATCTCAGACCTCGGACAGAAGCGCGAAGTAACGCTCGCGGTCCATGCTCGCCGTTCGCATGACGTTCCGGATGATCGAAACGGGCACCGCGGCATACGCCGGAATGACCACCGGGCGCGCCGTGCCCGACTTTACGTAGGATCGATGGCTGCCTTCTTGCCTGTCGAATTGCCACCCGTCCCGGACGAAGATCTTTTCCAGGACCGTCCAGTGGACGGGGACGATCTTGGGCACGTGGCCGACACCTTAGGCAGAGATGGCCTGGCTCACGGTTTCGGAGGACAACAGGGTCGGCGCGCGCCACTCATCATTGACTCGCCGATACCCGCACTCTTCCAGGACCTCGGCCAGTGTGCCGTGGGCGGAGGCGGTTTTGAAAAAGAGCGCCACGGCTTCCGAGAGGTTCCGACGGGCTTCCTCAGGAGTCATCCCGCAGCTCATGACGTCCAGCGGCGTGGCCCGCGCCACGTAGGAGCCGTCCTCCCGCCAAACCTGCACCGTATGCTCAATCCTTATGGTCATGGTTCCTCCCCAGCACGAAACCGCCACCGAGTGGTGCCCATCTCCGTCGCGCTCACTTTACCACGAGCCCCGTTCACCAAAAGCGCGTATCGGAGAAGATACAGGTATCTCCGCAGAATCGCGTTGTCCTCCTTCTCGGTGTCCGCCAAACAGGGGCAGGTTCATGGTTCATCCGCTCGCAATCACGGGGTCACCTCATTGGCCCTCGGTCAGGTCCATCCTTGAGCCTACTTCACCGGCTGGGCGCGAGTCTAACAGAGGGCGGGCAGGTGCTGGCGCGAGGTCTCGACTTCTGGGATAGTCGCACAGAGCGGGAGACAAGGAGGACACACCGATGGCAACAGAGCGGAAGGCCGCGATCGTGACCGGCGCGGCGAGCGGCCTCGGACGGGCCATGGCGCTTGGCCTCATCGAGAGCGGCATGGATGTGGTGGCAGTCGATCGGAATGCGACGGCGCTGGCGGCGCTGGCGCCGGCCGCGGGCGGCAACGGGGGCTCGGTCCTACCCGTGCCGGCCGACCTGACGCAGCCCGACGCGTTCGACCGGATCGTGGCGACCACGCTGGAGAAGTTCGGGCGGATCGACGTGCTGATCAACAATGCCGGCATCGGCCAGGCGTCGGTGCGCGCGGATCCGCGACGCAACCCGATCCGGTTCTGGGAAGTGACCCCGGATCAGTGGAGCCGCTTCCTCGCCGTGAACGCCACCGCGGCGATCATGATGGCCCGCGCCGTGGTGCCGCACATGCTGCGCGCCCGGCAGGGGCGAATCATCACCGTGACGACCAGCCTCGGCACCATGGTCCGCGCGGGCTATCTGCTCTACGGCTCGAGCAAGGCCGCCGCCGAGTCCGCGACGGCCATCATGGCGGCGGATCTGGCGGGCACGGGCGTCACGGCGAACGTGCTCGTCCCCGGCGGTGTGACGAACACGCCGCTCGTCGGCGATCATGCCGGGGAGCGCAGCAAGATGCTCCAGCCGGAGATCATGGTGCCGCCGCTCCTCTGGCTGGTGTCCGACGCTGCCGCGGGCGTCACCGCGAAGCGCTTCATCGCCGCCGACTGGGACCGCTCACTGCCGGCTGCGCAGGCGGCCGAGAAGGTGGGGGCGCCTATCGCCTGGCTCGGGATCGCGCGGATGCCGATCGAGCCGACTTGATGGGGGTCAGGTCTTGCAATCCGACATGAAGGTTCGGCAGATGATCGTTCATCGCGGCTTGCTCTGATCGGCAATGTATGATTTCAAGACCTGACCCCCATTTCTGACGCACCAAACGGAGGGCACCGGTGACGGAGAACCAGGACCTGATCGCCACGCTGACCGCAGCTCCCGCCACGTCGATCGACGACGTCCTCGCCATCATGCACGGCATCGACGCGACGCTGCCGGACGCGGACGGGCTGAAGTGGTTCAACCTCCTGTACCTGACCGTCACCCGGTCCGTCCTCGCCAGCGCGACCTCGCACGGGTTCGAGGACAGCGCGTGGATCGGGTACCTGGACGTGGTCTTCGCGAATCTCTACTTCGCGGCGGCTGCCGCGTCGGTGGCGGGTGGAGGCCCCGCCGCCTGGCGCCCGCTCTTCGCGGCGCGATCGGCGCCCGGAATCGCCAGGATCCAGTTCGCGCTCGCGGGGATGAACGCCCACATCAATCACGATCTGCCGCTCGCGCTCGTGCAGACGCACGGAGACCGCGGCACCACCCCCGACCGGCAGAGCGATCACTACCGTGACTACACGAGCGTCAACGCGATCCTCGGCGCCGTCGAGACACTGGTGAAGCCCATCCTGCTGACCGGGGTCGTGCGCAAGATCGATGGGAGCCTGGGCCCGCTCGACGACGTCATCGCGATGTGGAACGTGGCCAAGGCCCGCGAGGCAGCGTGGGCCAACAGCGCGGCGCTGTGGCATCTGAACCGTGTTCCGCCGGTGCGGACGGCCTTCGTCGACACGCTCGATGCCAGCGTGGGGCTGGCCAGCCGGGGCCTGCTCGTCCGCACCCAGATCTGAGCGGTTCTCGGATCGATCCGGCGGCGTGGGCCTTTCAGCCCGCGGGCATGACGACTGGGCTCAGACCCTGCATGCGCTGATCACCCTGTTGCTCCGGCCGGAGCGGGGATAAGAGCAAACCCATTCTCAGTCATGGCCTGCCTCGCCCGACGGTCTTCCCCCCTGGTCTTCATTGGGTCTTCCTTGTCACACCGCTTCGCCTCGGGAGCGGGTTGGCACGGGCAGTGCTGATCCGCGGCCACGCTCGGTAAGGAACCCAGCGGCCGGCAACCTACCGCAGCACGCCGCGATTCGAGAAACGCGTCTCCTGGCTGGTGATGAACTCGAGCAGCGCCGCCTGCCCGCCCTCGGTGGCCTTTCTCGCTCGGGCGAAGGCGCCCGCGATGTCCTCGGGCCGCTCGACCCGCTCGCTCCAGCCGCCCATGGCGCGCCCCAGGTCCGCGTAGCGCCCGCCGATGTCGCGCGTGCCGTACTTGTCGTGCGACACGACGAGGTGCGGGATCTCGATGGCCATGCTCGAGTTGTTGAGCACGACGGTGAGGATGGGGATCCCGCAGCGCACAGCTGTCTCGAAATCGAGCCCGGTCATGCCGAAGGCGGCGTCGCCCATGAAGTTGACGCAGAACTTGTCGGGGGCGGCGAGCTTGGCGCCGATGATGAGGCCGAGCCCGGTGCCGAGCGCATGCGACTTGCCCCAGCCGAGATAGCTGCGCGGTGGGACGGCCCGGTAAAAGGGCAGGATCTGGTCGCGCGGGCTCCCCGAGTCGTGAGTGACGATGGCGTCGCGCGGGTCTACCGCGCGCATGAACTCGGCGATGACCCGGTAGGGGTTGATCGGGACCTCGGCGGAGCCGAGCGTCGGCGCCCACTCGGCGAGCCATGCCGCGCGCACGCGCTCGATCTCCGCGCGCACGCTCTCCCGTCCGGCCGGGCGGCCTCCCTGGCTCTTGACGGCCTCGATGAACTGGCGCAGCACGAGTCGCGCGTCGCCCAGGAGCGGGTAGTCGGCGGCGTAGCTCTTGTTGAGGTCGCGCTCGTCATTGGTCGCGTGAATGAGCGTCTTGCCGGCGGGGATGCTGGCCGCCATCCCGTGGCGGGTGAAGCTACACCCGATGCCGAAGACCACGTCGGCCTCGCGGAGATAGTGCAAGGTGTGTCCGGTCACGGCCGGGCCGCCGGTGCCGAGCGCGAGCGGGTGATCCTCGGGGAAGGCGCTCTTGCCTTCGAGGGTGGCCATGACCGGCGCCTGGAGCAGCTCGGCCAGCTCGACCAGGTCATCCGATGCCTCGGAGTACAGCACGCCCTGGCCGGCGTGGATCACCGGCCGCCGCGCCTCACGGAGCACGCGGGCGGCAGTCTCGACGTCGCGCGCACTGGCGCCGGCCGCCGTCACCTTGACCGGCCGGTACGCGTCGATCAGGGCCTCGGGCACTTCCTCGCTCACGATGTCGGCGGGAATCTCGACCATCGTCGGGCCCGGACGGCCCATGCGCATCAGGCTGATGGCCCGGCGCATGACATCCGCGACCTGGCTGCCCACGGTGATGGTCTCGACGGACTTGGTGACGGACGCGTAGGTGCGCGCCGAGCTGAACAAGGGGAATACCTGGGCACGGTCGCGCTGATGCCCGAGCGGCAGGAGCAGCATCGGCGTGGAGTCGGAGTACGCGGTGGCGACGCCGGGGAAGGCGTTCTCGGCCCCGGGACCGTACTGCATGCAGAAGACGGCGAGCTTCTTGCCGTTCTTCACCCGCGCATACCCGTCGGCGATGCCCACGCCCACCCGTTCCTGGCGGCAGAGCACGGGCCGGATGTCGGCCTTGGCCGCGGCCTCGATCAAGGGAGTCGTCGGATAGGCGCTCAGGAACTCGGCGCCCTCGATCTTGAGAATGCGGGCGATGGCATCGATGACTTTCACGGTTTTGCGCTCCTTGGGCTCTCGGGATTACCGGCCGCTCGCGCGAACGAGCGGCCGGCCAGCGGCCCGCCGTCGACTATACCGCAGAAGCGCGCAGCATCGGTCAGCCGAGGGAGAGCCAGCGCGCGCCGCAGGGGTGTCTCCTGGTCGACACCCCGCTGCGCGGCTATTCGATCGGCGATCGCTCGCCGGGGCTCTGGACGAATCCAGACGGGTCGATCGACATCTGGAGCGTAGATAACATAAAACCCATTCTCAGTCATGGCCCGCCTCGCCCGAGGGTCTTCCCCCCCCGGGGTCTTCCGTAGGTCTTCCTTGGGCTAGACGCGCGCGGTGTCGCGGATCACGGGGGCGAAGCGCTCCATCCGTTCGAGACTTCCCTCCAGCCGCTCGCCGCGGAAGTCGAAGACGATCTCGCTCACTCCGAGTCGGGCGAAGGTGACGATATCGCTCTCGACCTCACCGGGTGAGCCGGAGAAGGGCCGTCGCTCGCCGATCCGCGCGTCGAGAGGCTGAGCCGGGTCGTAGACGGGCGCCTTGTAGGAGATGGTGAGGCGCGATGGATCGCGCCCTTCCGCCTCGGTGAGCCGCCGCAGCTCGTCGAGCGCCGCTTCGAGTTCGGGCGCGCGCAGAGGGACGGCGGGATTGGCCCCACCGGATGCCAGCCGTCGCCCAGACGCGCTACCCGGCGCAGCGCGGCAGGGCTGTGACCACCGACCCAGATCGGAGGATGCGGCTTCTGCACAGGGGCGGGCAAACATTGGACAGCCTCGAAGCGGTAGAACCGGCCGGTGAACGAAGCGGGACATTCGGTCCAGAGAGTCTTCATGATCCGGATGTACTCGTCGCTCACGGCGCCCCGGCGGTCGAAGTCGGGCGCGCCGAGCGCCCGGAACTCCTCGCGGAGCCATCCCACGCCGACCCCGACCGTAACACGACCATGGGAGAGCACGTCGATCGTGGCGAGCGTCTTCGCGGTGACCACGGGGTTCCGGTGCGGCACGATCATGACGCTCGAGACGAGACGGAGGGTGCGCGTCTTGCCCGCGATGAAGGCCATGAGCGAGAGCTGCTCGAGCGCATCGCCCTGGTCGGGAAAGGCGCCGGTCACGGTATACGGATACTTCGAGTTGATGGCGACCGGGAAGACCACATGGTCGGCGATCATCACGGAGCTGAAGCCGAGCGCCTCCGCCCGCTGTACGAGCGTCTCGAGCGCCTCCGGCGTTGCCGTCTGACCGCGGGTCGGCAGGTAGAAGCCGTATCGCATGGACTGGTCCTTTCGGCCTGCTCGTCGAGTGCCTCCGGCGACTCTATCGCCTCGGCGGCCGCCCGGCAAGGAACCTGAGGGCCGGGTCGACTCCAGGCCCTGCCCACGCTCTATCGCAGCGCGGCCACGACCTCCCGCGCCCAACGTCGCATGAAGGCGCGCGGATCCGGCACGAAGCCCGTGATCATGAACTGCCGGGCACCGGCTGCCATCGCGCGGGAGATCTGGGCGACGCAATCGTCCGGCGTGCCGACGATGGCGAAGCGGTCGGCGAGAAAATCGGTCAGGTCCCAGCGATCCGGCAGGGCGGCGTTCGCGGCGCCCGGAACCTCGTGATGGTGGGCATTGTACTCGCGTTGGAGCGCCTTGATCTTTTCGTGAAGATCCGGAGGCACGCCCTTGCCCTCGAGCGTGAAGCGAAAGGCATGATTCGCGCTCGCGGCCAGGGCCATCTTGATGGGCTCGATCGCTTCGTCGCGCCGATCGGCCAGGCTCGTCTTCGCGAGCCACCAGACGTCGACGTCGGCCAGGGCCCGGCCGGCCGCGCGCGCCCCGCGCTCGATCGCCGCGAGCGACAAGGCGATCACGTCCGGAGTCAGACCCAGGCCGACGATCACGCCGTCGGCCAGCCGTCCGGCCAGCTCGAGGGTCCGCGGCCCTTCAGCCGCCAGGTAGATCGGCACTCGGCGGGTCGACCGGCTCACCCGCCAAGTGCGGCCCTCGCGCTCGACGGGCTCGCCGCCCGTGAGCCGCCGGAGGGTCACGATGGATGCCTCGAGGCCGGCCAGCGTCGCCGGCGGGGCGCCGATCGTGTAGAGCGCGCTATCGCCCGAGCCCAGGCCCAGGATGGCCCGCCCGCCCGACAGCTCGTCCACGCTCGACATGGCGCTGGCCGTGACGACCAGGTGGCGAGTCAATGGATTCGTAACAACCGGCCCGAGCAGCATGCTCCCGGTGTTGAGCGCGGCCAGCGTAAGGGCGACGTACAGCTCGCGAAAAACCGATTGCGAGTCGGCCACACCGAGCCAGTCGAAGCCGTTGGCCTCCGCCTCGCGGCACAGGTCGCCAAATACAGTGAGAGACCCGGGCAGGAAGACGATGCCGAATCGCGCGGTCGTCATGATCAGCCAAACCGTAGCATGCCTTGACAGAGACGTCTCGCGGCGGATAGTGTGCTCACGCTGGCTCACTAGGAGCTAAGTAGCGGTCGCGGAGACCGCTCCGGGTCAAGGCACTATCAGCACCTATAACGACTTCCCCACTGCCAATCAGTGTCGCAGGCAATCACCCTGTGAGACTCGGCGCTACTGGTTCACGATGTCACCCTTCATCCCGCCGAGAGCGCAGAGGAGCTCGCCTTTCTCCTGCGCGGGCACTTTGAACTTGTCGAGGCTCTCGACGAAGTCTTCGACCAGCGCGTTGAACTCGGCGTCGGTGATCTTCATGCCCTTGTGCGCGTCCTTCATGCTGGCGCCCGTGTACTTCAGGGCCCGCCCGAGGCCTGGCAGATCTGGTCGACCAGCATGGTCTTGAGCCGTGGGATGTCCGCGGTGGCGAAGCGCTTGTTGATGCGCGTGCCGCCCGCCACGTTGCCGATGAAGTCGTCCACGACGGCCGTGATCGCGGGCTTGCCGCCCAGCCTGTCGTAGAGCGACTTCTTCTCCGTCATCGTCGTGCCGCCCTGCATGCCGCCGCCGCAGCCGGCCGCCAGCGCCGCCACCGTCACCAGGATCCCGATCGTCCGCCGCCACGTCATGGTGTCGCCTCCATTGTGAAGTTGTGGGCCTGCGCCCTCCTGCTACATGGTTCTACGAGCGGGGACGGGCGCCCGGATGTGTTGACCCCGGGCGGGATGGCTGGTAGTCATTACGCCCATATGCAGACCGCCGGGACTCGGCCCGCCCGGACTCCGACAGACGCGCCCGTCGCGCTCCTCGCCAGGATCGCCCAGGGTGACCGAGAGGCCTTCGGCCGCTTCTACGACGCCTTCGCCGGGCTTGCGCTCGGGCTGATCCGGAGGATGCTGCGCGATCCCACCGCCTGGGCGAGCCGCTCGGCACGGTCAAGACCCGGGCGCAGCAGGGGCTCGAGCGCCAGCGGAAACTGATGACGGGAGAGGGGAAGGCGGAGCCATGAACCGGGACGAGATCGCCGAGCTGGCCGCGGGCTACGCGTTGGGAGCGCTCGAAGCGGAGGACCGCGCGCGCTTCGAAGCGCTCCTCGCCGCCGGCGACGCCGAGGCGATCGCCGCGCTCCGGGATTTCGAAGGCGCGGTCACCGGGCTCGCCGAGGAGACCACCGAAATCCCGTCGCCCGCGGTCAAGGCCGCGCTGATGGCGCGCATTGACGCCCAGGGCCGCTCGCGCGAGGCGGTGGTGCGAACGCTCTCCTCCGTCAAGCCGGATCGGCCGCGCCGGTCGACGTGGACTCTCGTCCTCTCTGGCGCCATGGCCGCCGGCATCGCCGCGATCGCCGTCGGCCTGGTCGTCTCGGCCGACTACGACCAGCGGCTGACCCAGTTGGCGCACGAGGCGGCGGCGCTCAAGCAGGAGACGGCGCGCCAGCAGTCGCTACTCGCGCTGCTCCGCGACCCGGCGACCCAGGTCGTCGCGCTCTCCGGACTCGAGCCTGCGCGGGGCGCCAAGGCGAGGATGCTCTGGCACGCGACGGCGGGCGGCCTCCTCGTCGCCCAGGGCCTGCCGCCGGCGCCGGAGGGCAAGGCCTACGAGCTCTGGGCGATCGCCGGCACGGGGGCGCCTCAGCCCGCGGGTGTCTTCACCGTCGACGCCAGGGGCGTCGGCAGCCTGCGCGTGGCACCGATTCAGGCAGCCGGGACCGTGGACACCTTCGCGGTCACGCTCGAGCCGGCGGCCGGCGTCCCCGCGCCCACCGGTGCGATGTATCTCGCCGGCAAGCTCTGATCCGTCCGGCGCATTGACATAGAGGGCGCGCGATAGTAAGAACGTCCCCTCAGTCATCAACTCGTTCACCCGCGGTCAACTCCGGCAGCGACGCCGAGAGACGAAAAGGGGAGGGCAGCTCATGGGTGTCACACGGAAGGTGTGGGTCCTTGCGATTGCGCTGTGCGTGGCGATGGCTTCGCCGGCACTCGCCCAGCAGTTCAACTGGCAGCAGGCGAAGGGGACCCAGCTGCGGGTCCTTCTCAACAAGCATCCGTGGCAGGGTGCGATCGAGCCGCATCTCAAGGAGTTCGAGACGCTCACGGGGATCAAGCTCATCGCCGAGGTGTACCCCGAGGACCAGTTCCGCGCCAAGGTTCTGGTCGAGCTGACCTCGGGGGCCAGCTCGATCGACGTGTTCATGAGCATGCCGGCCCAGGAAGGTCTCAAGTACGTGCGGGCGGGGTGGCTCCAGCCCGTGGACGAGTTCCTGAAAAATCCCTCGCTGACCGCGCCCGACTACAACTGGAACGACTTCCTCGAGAAGACCCGTGAGGCGATGGTCATCGAGGGCAAGATCATCGGCCCGCCCATCCAGGTCGAGAACACCTCGCTCATGTTCCGGAAGGACGTGTTCCAGAAGTACAACGTCAAGGTGCCGACCACGCTGGACGAGCTCGAGGCGGCGGCCAAGGCGCTCAACGGCAAGGCCATGACGGACGACGGCCAGCCGGGCTACGGCATCGTGGCGCGCGGCAAGCGGGCGGCGGCGACGTCGCAATTCGCGGCGTACCTGCACGCGATGGGCAGCACGTGGCTCGCGCCGAACCGCGAGCCGATGTTCAACAACGAGGACGGCGTCAAAGCGCTCGAGCTCTACGGCCGACTGCTCCGCTTGTACGGCCCTCCGGGCTCGGAAAACAACCACTGGTACGAGGCCTCGTCGATCTTCTCGCAGGGCAAGGCCGCGATGTACACCGACGCCAACTCGCTCTTCCCCGTGATCGAGGACGCGCAGAAGTCCAAGGTCGTCGGCAAGGTCGGGTACGCGCTCTTCCCGCGCGGGCCCAAGGGGCAGCAGGGCGCGACGGTGGCGGCATGGGGCCTCGCGATGCCCAAGACCAGCCAGAACCAGAAGGCCGC from Candidatus Rokuibacteriota bacterium encodes the following:
- a CDS encoding type II toxin-antitoxin system HicA family toxin — translated: MPKIVPVHWTVLEKIFVRDGWQFDRQEGSHRSYVKSGTARPVVIPAYAAVPVSIIRNVMRTASMDRERYFALLSEV
- a CDS encoding type II toxin-antitoxin system HicB family antitoxin; this encodes MTIRIEHTVQVWREDGSYVARATPLDVMSCGMTPEEARRNLSEAVALFFKTASAHGTLAEVLEECGYRRVNDEWRAPTLLSSETVSQAISA
- a CDS encoding SDR family oxidoreductase yields the protein MATERKAAIVTGAASGLGRAMALGLIESGMDVVAVDRNATALAALAPAAGGNGGSVLPVPADLTQPDAFDRIVATTLEKFGRIDVLINNAGIGQASVRADPRRNPIRFWEVTPDQWSRFLAVNATAAIMMARAVVPHMLRARQGRIITVTTSLGTMVRAGYLLYGSSKAAAESATAIMAADLAGTGVTANVLVPGGVTNTPLVGDHAGERSKMLQPEIMVPPLLWLVSDAAAGVTAKRFIAADWDRSLPAAQAAEKVGAPIAWLGIARMPIEPT
- a CDS encoding DUF5995 family protein, coding for MTENQDLIATLTAAPATSIDDVLAIMHGIDATLPDADGLKWFNLLYLTVTRSVLASATSHGFEDSAWIGYLDVVFANLYFAAAAASVAGGGPAAWRPLFAARSAPGIARIQFALAGMNAHINHDLPLALVQTHGDRGTTPDRQSDHYRDYTSVNAILGAVETLVKPILLTGVVRKIDGSLGPLDDVIAMWNVAKAREAAWANSAALWHLNRVPPVRTAFVDTLDASVGLASRGLLVRTQI
- a CDS encoding TIGR03619 family F420-dependent LLM class oxidoreductase, which translates into the protein MRYGFYLPTRGQTATPEALETLVQRAEALGFSSVMIADHVVFPVAINSKYPYTVTGAFPDQGDALEQLSLMAFIAGKTRTLRLVSSVMIVPHRNPVVTAKTLATIDVLSHGRVTVGVGVGWLREEFRALGAPDFDRRGAVSDEYIRIMKTLWTECPASFTGRFYRFEAVQCLPAPVQKPHPPIWVGGHSPAALRRVARLGDGWHPVGPIPPSLCARPNSKRRSTSCGGSPRRKGAIHRASPSPTRRPSTTRLSLSTRGSASDGPSPAHPVRSRAISSPSPDSE
- a CDS encoding LLM class flavin-dependent oxidoreductase, which encodes MTTARFGIVFLPGSLTVFGDLCREAEANGFDWLGVADSQSVFRELYVALTLAALNTGSMLLGPVVTNPLTRHLVVTASAMSSVDELSGGRAILGLGSGDSALYTIGAPPATLAGLEASIVTLRRLTGGEPVEREGRTWRVSRSTRRVPIYLAAEGPRTLELAGRLADGVIVGLGLTPDVIALSLAAIERGARAAGRALADVDVWWLAKTSLADRRDEAIEPIKMALAASANHAFRFTLEGKGVPPDLHEKIKALQREYNAHHHEVPGAANAALPDRWDLTDFLADRFAIVGTPDDCVAQISRAMAAGARQFMITGFVPDPRAFMRRWAREVVAALR
- a CDS encoding anti-sigma factor; amino-acid sequence: MNRDEIAELAAGYALGALEAEDRARFEALLAAGDAEAIAALRDFEGAVTGLAEETTEIPSPAVKAALMARIDAQGRSREAVVRTLSSVKPDRPRRSTWTLVLSGAMAAGIAAIAVGLVVSADYDQRLTQLAHEAAALKQETARQQSLLALLRDPATQVVALSGLEPARGAKARMLWHATAGGLLVAQGLPPAPEGKAYELWAIAGTGAPQPAGVFTVDARGVGSLRVAPIQAAGTVDTFAVTLEPAAGVPAPTGAMYLAGKL
- a CDS encoding sugar ABC transporter substrate-binding protein; amino-acid sequence: MGVTRKVWVLAIALCVAMASPALAQQFNWQQAKGTQLRVLLNKHPWQGAIEPHLKEFETLTGIKLIAEVYPEDQFRAKVLVELTSGASSIDVFMSMPAQEGLKYVRAGWLQPVDEFLKNPSLTAPDYNWNDFLEKTREAMVIEGKIIGPPIQVENTSLMFRKDVFQKYNVKVPTTLDELEAAAKALNGKAMTDDGQPGYGIVARGKRAAATSQFAAYLHAMGSTWLAPNREPMFNNEDGVKALELYGRLLRLYGPPGSENNHWYEASSIFSQGKAAMYTDANSLFPVIEDAQKSKVVGKVGYALFPRGPKGQQGATVAAWGLAMPKTSQNQKAAWLFMQWATAKEQVLAVQSEKGVLGARESVWKDPRGMAKVPADLRESLTVGSKVGTPLWNPPVVAVAECRDAIGAAIVVAIQGGDVKVAANKAATDVKRIMLETEKK